One Phoenix dactylifera cultivar Barhee BC4 chromosome 8, palm_55x_up_171113_PBpolish2nd_filt_p, whole genome shotgun sequence genomic window carries:
- the LOC120111779 gene encoding uncharacterized protein LOC120111779 produces the protein MEGIEKRMRLVERCLRTHGFSLQDPETVGDDKEGEDHRLVLIDKRLSRVEKVLQDKGLLSDDQRSKHATGSTVVREEHTAVGEALDQAAAELEDLQHSAEMVEVIWPTDVQGEKFLRDATVFDEAMDQGEAEEEDMHHSADDLEVE, from the exons ATGGAAGGCATAGAGAAACGCATGAGATTGGTTGAGAGGTGTTTAAGAACACATGGCTTTAGTTTACAAGACCCTGAAACTGTTGGGGATGACAAAGAGGGGGAAGATCACCGGTTGGTCCTGATAGATAAGAGGTTGTCCAGAGTTGAAAAGGTCCTCCAAGATAAGGGTCTCTTGTCGGATGACCAACGAAGTAAGCATGCGACCGGTTCTACTGTG GTGAGGGAAGAGCATACTGCAGTTGGTGAAGCTCTGGACCAAGCTGCAGCGGAATTAGAGGATTTGCAACATAGTGCAGAAATGGTGGAG GTTATTTGGCCCACTGATGTCCAAGGCGAAAAGTTCCTTCGAGATGCCACAGTTTTTGATGAGGCTATGGATCAAGGTGAAGCGGAAGAAGAGGATATGCACCATAGTGCAGATGACTTGGAGGTAGAGTAA
- the LOC103718012 gene encoding GDP-mannose 3,5-epimerase 2-like — translation MGSAGNNRSSYGEYTYANLEREPYWPSEKLWISITGAGGFIASHIARRLKREGHYIIASDWKKNEHMAEEMFCHEFHLMDLRVMDNCLKVTRSADHVFNLAADMGGMGFIQSNHSVIMYNNTMISFNMLEAARINGVKRFFYASSACIYPEFKQLDTNVSLKESDAWPAEPQDAYGLEKLATEELCKHYTKDFGIECRIGRFHNIYGPYGTWKGGREKAPAAFCRKAITSTDKFEMWGDGLQTRSFTFIDECVEGVLRLTKSDFREPVNIGSDEMVSMNEMAEMVLRFENKKLPIYHIPGPEGVRGRNSDNTLIKEKLGWAPTMKLKDGLRITYFWIKEQTEKEKSQGVDLSVYGSSKVVGTQAPVQLGSLHAADGKE, via the exons ATGGGCAGTGCTGGAAATAATCGAAGTAGCTATGGGGAATACACTTATGCAAACTTGGAGAGGGAGCCATACTGGCCTTCTGAGAAACTATGGATCTCTATCACAGGAGCTGGAGGCTTCATTGCCTCCCACATTGCAAGGCGGCTGAAGAGGGAAGGGCACTACATTATTGCATCTGATTGGAAGAAGAATGAACACATGGCGGAGGAGATGTTCTGCCATGAGTTCCACCTCATGGATTTGAGGGTCATGGACAATTGCTTGAAGGTCACTCGCAGTGCAGATCATGTATTTAATCTTGCTGCTGACATGGGAGGGATGGGTTTTATTCAATCAAACCATTCTGTGATCATGTACAACAACACCATGATCAGTTTCAACATGCTTGAAGCTGCAAGGATTAATGGAGTGAAAAG GTTCTTCTATGCATCCAGTGCTTGCATTTACCCAGAATTTAAGCAGCTGGACACTAATGTGAGCTTGAAAGAATCTGATGCTTGGCCTGCAGAG CCTCAAGATGCTTATGGCTTAGAGAAACTTGCGACTGAGGAATTGTGCAAGCACTACACTAAAGACTTTGGTATTGAGTGTCGGATTGGGCGGTTCCATAACATCTATGGCCCTTATGGAACTTGGAAAG GTGGGAGAGAGAAGGCTCCTGCTGCTTTCTGTAGAAAGGCAATCACCTCGACCGACAAGTTTGAGATGTGGGGAGATGGGCTGCAAACTCGATCCTTCACATTCATTGATGAATGTGTGGAAGGTGTCCTGAG ATTGACAAAGTCAGACTTCAGAGAGCCGGTGAACATTGGAAGTGATGAAATGGTGAGCATGAATGAGATGGCTGAGATGGTACTCAGATTTGAGAACAAAAAGCTGCCCATCTATCACATTCCTGGCCCGGAAGGGGTCCGTGGCCGCAATTCCGACAACACTCTGATTAAAGAGAAACTGGGTTGGGCCCCAACAATGAAACTGAAG GATGGTCTCAGGATCACATATTTCTGGATAAAGGAGCAAACTGAAAAGGAGAAATCTCAGGGGGTAGACTTGTCTGTCTATGGATCATCCAAGGTGGTAGGGACACAAGCACCTGTTCAATTGGGTTCACTTCATGCAGCTGATGGAAAAGAATGA